TTGACCATGTATTTGGCTTGAAAATCACCACACATGAGAAATGTGTGAGAATGTAATTATAAAAGAGTCCAACATTGGTAAAAGAAAAAACCTTGCAATGGTTTAAAAGATGTTGAAATATTTCTCATATTTCCAATTAGCTGAAGATAAGAAAAAATTAGCTTCAAGTAactcaaattttcttttatttttattataaataatgAGAAATCGGATTCATAAACGAAGGGCCAGCCAAAAGCCACAAAGGCGAATACAAATACAGGAGGGAGTACATAAACAACATTTAAATAATAGATGGTATTTTCCCAACCAAATTCACAGAGGATGAAAACCGCTTTGTCATGAAATTCAACAGGCTTGAATACATCAACAACATAAAGCAAAAGTAAAAATACAAAAGTCACAAGGAGGGACAACAAACTCATAGTGAGTTGCCGCAACTTATTCTGATTCATTATGAGTCAAACAGAAAACTAAAACTTGAATAACAACTTGCACAACGACTCTGGTAGATCCATTGTACTTTATTCATTATTTGGGATTCAAATTtgataaacaagtttgatgtcCTCATCATTATCATCCACAGAtacttgaatatttttcatatttcttTGGCTCTTCTTCAAGAAAGTTTTGAACCAGTTTGCCGAGCGTTTTGGGTACCTTGTCAGTGCACCATCATAGTCCACATAGTTAAGACCAAATCGACTACGATATCCTTCTGCCCATTCAAAGTTATCTAGTATCGACCATGCAAAGTATCCTTTTACTTTAGCACCCGATCTGCGCACACATGTAGAAAACAAAGCAACCAAATGCATTGATATggataattaaatataataaaaaaaaattgtaagaaggcatagatatatatatatatatatatatatgtatatatatatgtatgtatgtatgtatgtatgtatgtatgtataacaCTATATATAGCCTTATTGAATTCCTAAACAAGGTACTAACTGAATTGCTGCTTGAAGGTGACAAAGGTGGTCACGATAGTAGTTGACTCTGATGGTATCATTAAGGGCTTGTGCGAGTGATAAGCTGCTATTAGTGAACTCATCGACGCCTGCAACATAATGAATTATTATATGCGTTGATAATTTTCTCTAAAGTGAAATCTGCATTTAGTTTTTGAGTTTAGACTGCACCTAATTTAGTTATGCATACACATGTGAAACTTTGATAATGCAATTAATTAAGGCTTGAAAGTATTGCTTACCATTTTCAGTAATATAAATGGCTGGATCATTATACTTTTTCTTGGTATAAATCATAAGATCGTGAATTCCTTTTGGATAAATGTATAACCAATCCGAAGCAGCCTACAAAACCATTTAAAGATAATTGGAATTCACATGAGTTATGTTTTTATGCAGAAAAAAATACATATTAATCCTCCAAGTGCCAAAAACTTTTAAGTTCAAATTGGATGTGTACCCGTGGACCAATGGGTTTTCCATTAACCTCAGCTGTCATAATATACACAAATATTAGAATCTAAGTATTCTGAGAACTTAATTAATTGCTTGAAAtaagtttttaatttgtactcacTTGTCGCATTAACATGAGGATCATTTATGTAGTTTTCAGGGTCAGATGAATTCTCTAGTGGATTGCTTGCATATCTAGCAGAGTAGTAATTGATTCCTATAAAATCATATGACCCATTTAGAGAATCGGACTGCTCTTTTGTGAATTGAGGTAATCGTGATCCAACATATGTTCGCATGCTTCGGGGATAGTCACCAGTTGTGATTGGGTCCATAAACCTACAAAATATACAGATATTCCAAGCATGAACTCATGGTAGCTATAATGTCTtgctaactatatatatattttttaattttgtataaaaaaataaagtatttataaataaaatatttaactaGTTGATACATCCGATTGAAAAATACTAGttgatatatatgtatatttcaaTAATATATTTACCATCCAAACATAAAATCCAAAGCTCGATTTGCAGCATCTATATCTTTTTTTGCCTTTGAAGCTGGCTCAAACCAGTGTGTCACTACTGCTAATCCTATCGCACCATTTTGATATTCCTACATAAGAAAGTTCAAGAATATATATTAAGAGGCAGATAAAAATATCACCGTTGTTTATCTCAATATGCCAAGTATTCCTAATTTATTGTAACTAAATACTACTAATGCctcaaatataatttttaattaagaaCCAAATATTCAGTcccaaataaataattaattagaccTGGTATTTAGTCTTGTACAACTTCACAGTGGCTGCATGAGAAAGGAGTTGGTGGTGTGTCACCAAATATGGTTCAACAGCCGAATTTCCACCAATGCAGTTCAATTTTTGCCAAGCAGAGCATCGTCCCGGTGCGTGAGTCCCGATTGCATAACCATGGTTACTTACAGTAAATGGCTCATTCAAAGTGAGCCGGCGCTTTACTCGA
This window of the Malus domestica chromosome 03, GDT2T_hap1 genome carries:
- the LOC103452457 gene encoding beta-glucosidase 12-like, whose product is MLVMKNTPNLQSFTHGEIPGDSSIVNCSSGRPRIDNGIPYYADLCFMHFGDRVKRRLTLNEPFTVSNHGYAIGTHAPGRCSAWQKLNCIGGNSAVEPYLVTHHQLLSHAATVKLYKTKYQEYQNGAIGLAVVTHWFEPASKAKKDIDAANRALDFMFGWFMDPITTGDYPRSMRTYVGSRLPQFTKEQSDSLNGSYDFIGINYYSARYASNPLENSSDPENYINDPHVNATTEVNGKPIGPRAASDWLYIYPKGIHDLMIYTKKKYNDPAIYITENGVDEFTNSSLSLAQALNDTIRVNYYRDHLCHLQAAIQSGAKVKGYFAWSILDNFEWAEGYRSRFGLNYVDYDGALTRYPKRSANWFKTFLKKSQRNMKNIQVSVDDNDEDIKLVYQI